A region from the Mycolicibacterium litorale genome encodes:
- a CDS encoding SDR family oxidoreductase, translating into MPGVQDRVIVVTGAGGGLGREYALTLAREGASVVVNDLGGARDGTGAGSAMADQVVNEIKEAGGRAVANYDSVAEPEGAENIIKTALDEFGKVDGVVSNAGILRDGTFHKMTFENWDAVLKVHLYGGYNVIRAAWPHFREQSFGRVVVATSTSGLFGNFGQANYGAAKLGLVGLINTLAQEGAKYNIKTNAVAPIAATRMTQDILPPEVFEKLTPEYVAPVVAYLMTEELADTDSVFIVGGGKVQRTALFQNEGVTFTEGVPTLDDVAAKWTEITDLSAAQQASFKLG; encoded by the coding sequence ATGCCAGGAGTGCAGGATCGCGTCATCGTCGTCACCGGAGCAGGCGGAGGACTCGGTCGCGAGTACGCGCTGACGCTGGCCCGTGAGGGCGCCAGCGTGGTGGTCAACGACCTCGGCGGTGCGCGCGACGGCACCGGTGCGGGCTCGGCCATGGCCGATCAGGTGGTGAACGAGATCAAGGAGGCCGGCGGCCGCGCCGTGGCCAACTACGACTCGGTCGCCGAACCGGAGGGCGCCGAGAACATCATCAAGACCGCGCTCGACGAGTTCGGCAAGGTCGACGGCGTGGTCAGCAACGCGGGCATCCTGCGCGACGGCACGTTCCACAAGATGACGTTCGAGAACTGGGACGCCGTGCTCAAGGTGCACCTGTACGGCGGGTACAACGTGATCCGCGCGGCCTGGCCGCACTTTCGTGAGCAGAGCTTCGGCCGCGTCGTGGTCGCCACCTCGACCAGCGGGTTGTTCGGCAACTTCGGGCAGGCCAACTACGGCGCCGCCAAACTCGGCCTCGTCGGCCTGATCAACACGCTCGCCCAGGAGGGCGCGAAGTACAACATCAAGACCAACGCCGTCGCCCCGATCGCCGCCACCCGGATGACCCAGGACATCCTGCCGCCGGAGGTCTTCGAGAAGCTCACCCCCGAGTACGTGGCGCCGGTCGTGGCGTACCTGATGACCGAGGAACTCGCCGACACCGACTCCGTCTTCATCGTCGGCGGCGGCAAGGTGCAGCGCACCGCGCTGTTCCAGAACGAGGGTGTGACGTTCACCGAAGGGGTGCCCACCCTCGACGACGTCGCGGCCAAGTGGACCGAGATCACCGATCTGTCCGCGGCGCAGCAGGCCAGCTTCAAGCTCGGCTGA
- a CDS encoding NADPH:quinone oxidoreductase family protein: MKALLAQELSGPSGLVYTDVDDPVSGEAVVIDVGAAGVTFPDLLLLRGEYQLRLDPPFIPGMEVAGVVRSAPEGSGFAPGQRVSAFTLMGGFAGRVAALPDSVIPTPDGIDDASAAALLGNYYTMQFALARRGGLVPGETVLVLGSAGGIGTAAIQLAKAQGATVIAMVHRTGAEEFLSGLGADVVLPLADGWKQAVLDATGGRGADIVVDPIGGPAFDDAVRVLAPEGRLLVIGFASGGGIPTVKVNRLLLRNVSVVGVGWGEFVRKHPAAQAAVGAELAALVEAGLRPPPPVRYPLAEGAAALQALADGEIKGKLVLEP; encoded by the coding sequence ATGAAAGCGCTTCTGGCGCAAGAACTCTCCGGTCCCTCCGGCCTGGTGTACACCGACGTCGACGACCCCGTCTCCGGTGAGGCGGTGGTCATCGACGTCGGTGCGGCCGGCGTGACCTTCCCGGACCTGCTGCTGCTGCGCGGCGAGTACCAGCTGCGGCTGGATCCGCCGTTCATCCCGGGCATGGAGGTAGCCGGTGTGGTGCGCTCAGCACCCGAGGGTTCCGGTTTCGCTCCCGGACAGCGGGTTTCGGCGTTCACGCTGATGGGTGGGTTCGCCGGCCGGGTGGCGGCCCTGCCGGACAGTGTGATCCCCACACCCGACGGGATCGACGACGCCTCGGCGGCGGCGCTGCTGGGCAACTATTACACGATGCAGTTCGCGCTGGCCCGCCGCGGCGGGCTGGTGCCGGGCGAGACCGTGCTGGTGCTCGGTTCGGCAGGCGGCATCGGGACCGCCGCGATCCAGCTCGCCAAGGCCCAAGGCGCCACGGTGATCGCGATGGTGCACCGAACCGGCGCCGAGGAGTTCCTCTCCGGTCTCGGTGCCGACGTGGTGCTGCCGCTGGCCGACGGGTGGAAGCAGGCCGTCCTCGACGCCACCGGCGGCCGTGGGGCTGACATCGTCGTCGACCCGATCGGCGGCCCGGCCTTCGACGATGCGGTGCGGGTGCTGGCGCCGGAAGGACGGCTGCTCGTGATCGGATTCGCCTCGGGCGGCGGCATTCCCACGGTGAAGGTGAACCGGCTGCTGCTGCGCAACGTGAGCGTCGTCGGCGTCGGGTGGGGTGAGTTCGTCAGGAAGCACCCCGCCGCGCAGGCCGCCGTCGGCGCTGAGCTGGCCGCGTTGGTCGAGGCCGGACTGCGGCCGCCACCGCCGGTGCGTTATCCACTCGCCGAGGGAGCGGCGGCGCTGCAGGCGCTCGCCGACGGCGAGATCAAGGGCAAGTTGGTCCTGGAACCGTGA
- a CDS encoding haloacid dehalogenase type II has translation MTVIRALAFDVFGTVVDWRSSVIAELERFGRDHGVSADWPAFADDWRAGYPAAMDRVRRGELPWTKLDGLHRMILDDLLAAQDISVSDEDAEHLNRVWHRLNPWPDSVAGLIRLKQRYVITTLSNGNVSLLTNMAKHAGLPWDCVISAELFGHYKPDAEAYLGCAALLDVAPDELMLVAAHPSDLRAARDAGLRTAYVVRPLERGPGRTPPPAEDGEFDVLATDFLDLADQLGA, from the coding sequence ATGACCGTGATCCGCGCGCTGGCGTTCGACGTGTTCGGCACCGTGGTCGACTGGCGGTCGAGCGTGATCGCCGAACTCGAGCGGTTCGGCCGCGACCACGGGGTGTCCGCGGACTGGCCGGCGTTCGCCGACGACTGGCGGGCGGGATACCCCGCCGCGATGGACCGGGTCCGTCGCGGTGAGCTGCCGTGGACGAAGCTCGACGGCCTGCACCGGATGATCCTCGATGATCTGCTTGCCGCGCAGGATATCTCGGTGAGCGACGAGGACGCCGAGCACCTCAACCGGGTGTGGCACCGGCTGAACCCTTGGCCGGATTCCGTCGCGGGCCTGATCCGGCTCAAGCAGCGCTACGTGATCACCACGCTGTCCAACGGCAACGTGTCGCTGCTGACGAACATGGCCAAACACGCCGGGCTGCCGTGGGACTGCGTCATCTCGGCCGAGCTGTTCGGCCACTACAAGCCGGATGCCGAGGCGTACCTTGGTTGTGCGGCGCTGCTCGACGTCGCACCGGATGAGCTGATGCTCGTCGCCGCCCATCCATCCGATCTGCGGGCCGCCCGGGACGCGGGTCTGCGGACGGCGTACGTCGTGCGGCCGCTCGAGCGGGGACCCGGCCGGACGCCGCCACCTGCCGAGGACGGCGAATTCGACGTGCTGGCAACCGATTTTCTGGATCTGGCGGACCAGCTCGGAGCCTGA
- a CDS encoding methyltransferase domain-containing protein, with product MDTALTMAQRLLADPPEHLDVSKGYLDLLTDEGDRNTGTIQTLWSSRLGSLVYDNSQTVIRKVLAAWQLPLEWLSVPVGGVALDVGSGPGNVTAALGRAAGPGGLALGVDISEPMLARAVRAEAGPNVGFLRADAQRLPLRDESVDAVVSVAMLQLIPDPSAALAEMVRVLRPGRRMAVMVPTAGPAARLINVLPNAGARVFDEDELGDALESLGLVGVRTKTMGTVQWARGRRP from the coding sequence GTGGACACCGCGCTCACCATGGCTCAACGGCTGCTCGCCGACCCGCCCGAACATCTCGACGTCAGCAAGGGATATCTCGACCTGCTGACCGACGAGGGCGACCGCAACACCGGAACGATCCAGACCCTGTGGTCGTCGAGGCTCGGTTCGCTGGTCTACGACAACTCCCAGACCGTCATCCGAAAGGTCCTGGCGGCGTGGCAGTTGCCGCTCGAGTGGCTGAGCGTGCCGGTCGGGGGCGTCGCGCTCGACGTCGGCAGCGGCCCTGGCAACGTGACGGCGGCTCTGGGCCGTGCGGCCGGTCCGGGCGGGCTGGCACTGGGCGTCGACATCTCCGAGCCGATGCTCGCCCGCGCGGTGCGCGCCGAGGCGGGGCCCAACGTCGGGTTCCTCCGCGCCGACGCCCAACGGTTGCCGCTGCGCGACGAATCCGTCGACGCGGTGGTCTCGGTGGCGATGCTGCAGCTGATCCCCGACCCGTCGGCCGCGCTGGCGGAGATGGTGCGCGTGCTGCGGCCCGGCCGGCGCATGGCCGTCATGGTGCCGACCGCCGGGCCGGCTGCCCGCCTGATCAACGTGCTGCCCAACGCCGGTGCGCGGGTGTTCGACGAGGACGAACTGGGCGATGCGCTCGAAAGCCTCGGCCTGGTCGGTGTGCGGACCAAGACCATGGGAACCGTGCAGTGGGCGCGCGGCCGGCGACCGTGA
- a CDS encoding DUF456 domain-containing protein: MSAGGIFLVALAIAVGMVGIVVPLLPGTLLVFGAIAVWAVVEQNVTAWVTLGVVTAILGAALLVKYLWPMRRMRAADVRTMSLVVGGVLGVVGFFVIPVLGLVVGFVGGVYLAELGVRHDQRVAWASTVHAIKGVALSVGVELAGALLATVAWGVGVYLTQ, translated from the coding sequence GTGAGCGCCGGAGGGATCTTCCTCGTCGCGTTGGCGATCGCCGTCGGCATGGTCGGCATCGTGGTGCCGTTGCTGCCCGGGACGCTGCTGGTGTTCGGCGCGATCGCGGTGTGGGCCGTCGTCGAACAGAACGTGACCGCATGGGTGACGTTGGGTGTGGTCACGGCGATCCTGGGGGCGGCGCTACTGGTCAAGTACCTGTGGCCGATGCGGCGGATGCGTGCGGCCGACGTGCGGACCATGAGTCTGGTCGTCGGCGGTGTGCTCGGCGTGGTCGGGTTCTTCGTCATCCCGGTGCTCGGGCTGGTCGTCGGGTTCGTCGGCGGGGTGTACCTCGCCGAACTCGGTGTGCGCCACGACCAGCGGGTGGCGTGGGCGTCGACGGTCCACGCGATCAAGGGAGTCGCCCTGTCGGTGGGGGTGGAGCTGGCGGGCGCGCTGCTGGCGACGGTGGCGTGGGGCGTCGGGGTCTACCTGACGCAGTGA
- a CDS encoding tyrosine-protein phosphatase, whose translation MTSAGDELSGAWNFRDVSELTGIAPGVFFRASELSRLDDDGRAALTGYGVTDVADLRTLRELERHGPGLVPAGVDIHHLPFIETVASDGEAPHEYAFQRMMTDKPDDESVSAAAARYMTEEYGRIASAPLAQRAVREVVTLLGSGRRVLAHCFAGKDRTGFTIAVVLEAAGVDRDAIMADYLRSNDAVPRLRDSILATIRERAAENPEVLELAEARLTESVLGVREEYLEASRRTVVDQYGSIDGYLSAAGVTAEELNRLRSILRG comes from the coding sequence GTGACCTCGGCCGGCGACGAACTCTCGGGCGCCTGGAACTTCCGCGACGTCTCCGAGCTGACCGGGATCGCCCCAGGGGTCTTCTTCCGCGCCAGTGAGCTGTCCAGGCTCGACGACGACGGCCGCGCCGCGCTGACCGGTTACGGCGTCACCGATGTGGCCGATCTGCGCACCCTGCGCGAATTGGAGCGGCACGGCCCCGGCCTGGTGCCCGCCGGCGTGGACATCCACCATCTGCCGTTCATCGAGACGGTGGCCTCCGACGGGGAGGCCCCGCACGAGTACGCCTTCCAGCGGATGATGACCGACAAACCCGACGACGAGTCGGTCAGCGCGGCGGCCGCCCGCTACATGACCGAGGAGTACGGGCGCATCGCCTCGGCCCCACTGGCGCAGCGCGCGGTGCGCGAGGTGGTGACACTGCTGGGGTCGGGCCGCCGGGTGCTGGCGCACTGCTTCGCGGGTAAGGACCGCACCGGGTTCACGATCGCGGTCGTACTCGAAGCCGCGGGTGTGGACCGCGACGCGATCATGGCCGACTACCTGCGCAGCAACGACGCCGTCCCGCGGCTTCGGGACAGCATCCTCGCGACGATCCGCGAGCGGGCCGCCGAAAACCCCGAGGTACTGGAACTGGCCGAAGCCCGGCTGACGGAGTCGGTGCTCGGCGTGCGCGAGGAGTACCTCGAGGCCTCGCGCCGCACGGTCGTCGACCAGTACGGCTCGATCGACGGCTACCTGTCCGCGGCCGGCGTGACCGCCGAGGAGTTGAACCGGCTCCGGTCGATCCTGCGCGGCTGA
- a CDS encoding acyl-CoA dehydrogenase family protein, which yields MDFAMSAKALDYHQRLTEFMTEHVFPAEAEYHRYREEAGPRDHTVPPVVEDLKKLAKDRGLWNLFLPSISGLSNLEYAELAELSGWSMEIAPEVINCAAPDTGNMETLHLFGNEEQRKQWLDPLLNGEIRSAFAMTEPAVASSDARNIETTMLRDGADYVINGRKWWITGAADPRCKILIVMGRTNPDAASHQQQSMILVPIDTDGVTVRRSLPVFGWQDQHGHCEIVFDNVRVPAENLLHEEGSGFAIAQARLGPGRIHHCMRALGAAERALALMVDRVQKRVAFGKPLAEQGVVREAIAKSRNEIDQARLLCHKAAWTIDQQGNKAAHVLVSQIKAVAPQVACDVIDRAIQVHGGAGVSDDFPLARLYAWHRAMRLFDGPDEVHMRTIARAELGREKSPFAAAVTR from the coding sequence ATGGACTTCGCGATGTCGGCAAAGGCGCTCGACTACCACCAGCGGCTGACGGAATTCATGACCGAGCACGTCTTCCCCGCGGAGGCGGAGTACCACCGCTACCGCGAGGAGGCCGGTCCCAGGGACCACACCGTCCCGCCCGTGGTCGAGGACCTCAAGAAGCTGGCCAAGGACCGCGGGCTGTGGAACCTGTTCCTGCCGTCGATCTCCGGGCTGTCGAACCTCGAATACGCCGAACTGGCCGAGCTCTCCGGCTGGAGCATGGAGATCGCCCCGGAAGTGATCAACTGCGCCGCCCCCGACACCGGCAACATGGAGACCCTGCACCTGTTCGGCAACGAAGAGCAGCGCAAGCAGTGGCTCGACCCGCTTCTGAACGGGGAGATCCGCAGCGCGTTCGCGATGACCGAACCGGCCGTCGCCTCGTCCGATGCCCGCAACATCGAGACGACGATGCTGCGCGACGGCGCCGACTACGTGATCAACGGCCGCAAGTGGTGGATCACCGGCGCCGCCGACCCGCGCTGCAAGATCCTCATCGTCATGGGCCGCACCAATCCCGACGCGGCCAGCCATCAGCAGCAGTCGATGATCCTGGTGCCCATTGATACTGATGGGGTCACCGTCCGTCGTTCTTTGCCGGTGTTCGGGTGGCAGGACCAGCACGGTCACTGCGAGATCGTGTTCGACAACGTCCGCGTGCCCGCCGAGAACCTCCTGCACGAGGAGGGCTCCGGTTTCGCGATCGCCCAGGCCCGGCTGGGCCCCGGCCGCATCCACCACTGCATGCGTGCGCTCGGTGCCGCCGAGCGAGCTCTGGCGCTGATGGTCGACCGCGTGCAGAAGCGCGTCGCGTTCGGTAAGCCGCTCGCCGAGCAGGGTGTCGTGCGTGAGGCGATCGCCAAGTCCCGCAACGAGATCGACCAGGCGCGGCTGCTGTGCCACAAGGCGGCGTGGACCATCGACCAGCAGGGCAACAAGGCCGCCCATGTGCTGGTCTCCCAGATCAAGGCCGTCGCACCACAGGTGGCGTGCGACGTCATCGACCGCGCGATCCAGGTCCACGGCGGCGCCGGCGTGTCCGACGACTTCCCGCTGGCCCGGCTGTACGCGTGGCACCGGGCGATGCGGTTGTTCGACGGCCCGGACGAAGTGCACATGCGGACCATCGCGCGCGCCGAGCTCGGCCGCGAGAAATCGCCGTTCGCAGCGGCGGTGACGCGCTAG
- a CDS encoding GNAT family N-acetyltransferase, with the protein MHRHSARRATAADVPALERLVAAAFEKYVERIGRPPAPMVHDYRALLDTARVWTVDGPDAPVALLVTMPRADHLLLDTIAVSPAAQGGGYGTALLDRAEADARELGLPEIRLYTNVAMTENLTFYPRHGYVETGRGRADGYERVFYTKRLATRM; encoded by the coding sequence ATGCATCGACACTCCGCCCGCCGGGCCACCGCCGCTGACGTGCCTGCCCTCGAACGGCTCGTCGCGGCCGCGTTCGAGAAGTACGTCGAGCGCATCGGGCGACCGCCGGCGCCGATGGTTCACGACTACCGCGCCCTGCTGGACACCGCGCGCGTGTGGACGGTCGACGGGCCGGACGCGCCGGTCGCGTTGCTGGTGACGATGCCGCGGGCAGACCATCTGCTTCTCGACACCATCGCGGTCTCCCCTGCAGCGCAGGGCGGCGGATACGGTACGGCGCTGCTGGACCGCGCCGAGGCCGACGCCCGGGAACTGGGGCTGCCCGAGATACGGCTGTACACCAACGTCGCGATGACCGAGAACCTGACGTTCTACCCGCGGCACGGCTACGTCGAGACCGGCCGCGGCCGCGCCGACGGTTACGAGCGGGTCTTCTACACCAAACGCCTCGCAACCAGAATGTGA
- a CDS encoding sulfurtransferase: MILLRVIGRRAAVLDGGMAAYRDRLETAESVVDRATFTPTPWPTDRLANIDDVTADGAVVLDARNGDRFRGEYEPVDPRAGHIPGAVNLPCRDNVGSDGRLVDRDEIRRSYQDAGVADGVDVIAYCGSGVTACHTLLTLERTGFANARLYPGSWSEYSRTDRPVSR, encoded by the coding sequence ATGATCTTGCTGCGGGTGATCGGCCGGCGGGCGGCGGTGCTCGACGGCGGCATGGCCGCGTACCGGGACCGGTTGGAAACCGCCGAATCCGTCGTCGACCGCGCGACGTTCACTCCGACGCCGTGGCCAACCGACAGGCTCGCGAACATCGATGACGTCACCGCGGACGGTGCCGTGGTGCTGGACGCCCGCAACGGTGACCGCTTCCGCGGCGAGTACGAACCGGTCGATCCCCGAGCCGGCCACATCCCCGGCGCGGTCAACCTGCCCTGCCGGGACAACGTCGGGTCGGACGGGCGGCTGGTGGACCGCGACGAGATCCGGCGGAGCTATCAGGATGCCGGCGTGGCCGACGGTGTCGACGTCATCGCCTACTGCGGCTCCGGTGTGACGGCCTGCCACACCCTGCTGACACTGGAGCGCACCGGGTTCGCCAACGCCCGGCTGTATCCGGGCAGCTGGTCGGAGTACAGCCGCACCGACCGCCCGGTCAGCCGCTGA
- a CDS encoding acyl-CoA dehydrogenase family protein translates to MPVDRLLPSEEARELVALTRDIADKVLDPIVDAHEKSETYPEGVFPQLGAAGLLSLPQPEEWGGGGQPYEVYLQVLEEIAARWAAVAVAVSVHSLSSHPLLVFGTEEQKQRWLPGMLSGSQIGAYSLSEPQAGSDAAALRCTATSSGDGYVITGEKSWITHGGRADSYTLFARTGEGSRGISCFLIPGDQPGLSFGKPEEKMGLHAVPTTSAYYDHAAVDADRRIGAEGQGLQIAFSALDSGRLGIAAVAVGLAQAALDEATAYANERTTFGRKIIDHQGLGFLLADMAAAVVSARATYLDAARRRDQGLPYSTQASVAKLVATDAAMKVTTDAVQVLGGVGYTRDFRVERYMREAKITQIFEGTNQIQRLVISRSLSG, encoded by the coding sequence ATGCCCGTCGACCGGCTGTTGCCGTCGGAGGAGGCGCGCGAGCTCGTCGCGCTGACCCGCGACATCGCCGACAAGGTACTCGATCCGATCGTCGACGCGCACGAGAAGTCCGAGACCTACCCGGAGGGAGTCTTCCCCCAGCTCGGCGCGGCGGGACTGTTGAGCCTCCCGCAACCCGAGGAGTGGGGCGGCGGGGGGCAGCCGTACGAGGTGTATCTCCAGGTCCTCGAGGAGATCGCGGCGCGCTGGGCGGCGGTCGCGGTCGCGGTCAGCGTGCACAGCCTGTCGTCGCATCCGCTGCTGGTGTTCGGCACCGAGGAGCAGAAGCAGCGCTGGCTGCCGGGAATGCTCTCCGGTTCGCAGATCGGGGCGTACAGCCTGTCCGAGCCACAGGCAGGCTCCGATGCGGCCGCCCTGCGTTGCACCGCAACATCCTCCGGCGACGGTTACGTGATCACCGGCGAGAAGTCGTGGATCACCCACGGCGGACGGGCCGACTCCTACACATTGTTCGCCCGCACGGGCGAGGGCTCGCGCGGCATCAGTTGCTTCCTCATCCCTGGCGATCAGCCCGGCCTGTCCTTCGGCAAACCCGAGGAGAAGATGGGGCTGCACGCGGTACCGACCACGTCGGCCTATTACGACCACGCGGCCGTCGACGCGGATCGGCGCATCGGCGCCGAGGGCCAGGGCCTGCAGATCGCGTTTTCCGCCTTGGACTCCGGACGGCTCGGCATCGCGGCGGTGGCGGTCGGCCTGGCGCAGGCCGCACTCGACGAGGCGACGGCGTACGCCAATGAGCGAACGACGTTCGGCCGCAAGATCATCGACCACCAGGGGCTGGGGTTCCTGCTCGCCGACATGGCGGCCGCGGTGGTCAGCGCCCGCGCCACCTACCTCGACGCCGCGCGGCGGCGTGATCAGGGTCTGCCCTACTCGACGCAGGCCAGCGTCGCCAAGCTCGTCGCCACGGACGCGGCGATGAAGGTGACCACCGACGCCGTCCAGGTGCTCGGCGGGGTCGGCTACACCCGCGACTTCCGCGTGGAGCGCTACATGCGCGAAGCGAAGATCACCCAGATCTTCGAGGGCACGAATCAGATTCAGCGGCTGGTGATCTCGCGATCGCTCAGCGGCTGA
- the pntB gene encoding Re/Si-specific NAD(P)(+) transhydrogenase subunit beta has translation MLSLETTATAAYVVAAILFILALAGLSKHETSRAGNTYGIAGMAVALVATIALALDHDIEPLGLGLLVGAMAIGAAIGLWRAKVVEMTGMPELIALLHSFVGLAAVLVGWNGYLHVEAQPGGSEATALGAEGMLGIHSAEVVIGVFIGAVTFTGSIVANLKLSARIKSAPMMLPGKNILNVGALVAFVVLTVWFVIDPQLWLLVVVTVLALLLGWHLVASIGGGDMPVVVSMLNSYSGWAAAASGFLLANDLLIVTGALVGSSGAYLSYIMCKAMNRSFISVIAGGFGIEAGPAEDKDYGEHREITAEGAAELLSSASSVIITPGYGMAVAQAQYGVADLTRKLRERGVNVRFGIHPVAGRLPGHMNVLLAEAKVPYDIVLEMDEINDDFADTDVVLVIGANDTVNPAASEDPGSPIAGMPVLTVWNAHNVIVFKRSMASGYAGVQNPLFFRDNTQMLFGDAKDRVDAINAALSVSEKV, from the coding sequence ATGCTTTCACTGGAAACCACCGCCACGGCCGCCTACGTCGTGGCTGCCATCCTGTTCATCCTCGCGCTGGCCGGCCTGTCCAAGCACGAAACCTCCAGGGCGGGTAACACCTACGGCATCGCCGGGATGGCCGTCGCGCTGGTCGCGACCATCGCCCTCGCCCTCGATCACGACATCGAACCCCTCGGACTCGGACTGCTGGTCGGCGCCATGGCCATCGGTGCGGCGATCGGGCTGTGGCGGGCGAAGGTCGTCGAGATGACCGGCATGCCCGAACTGATCGCGCTGCTGCACAGCTTCGTCGGCCTGGCCGCGGTGCTGGTCGGCTGGAACGGCTACCTGCACGTCGAGGCCCAGCCCGGCGGCTCCGAGGCCACCGCACTCGGCGCCGAAGGCATGCTCGGCATCCACTCCGCCGAGGTCGTCATCGGCGTGTTCATCGGCGCGGTCACCTTCACCGGCTCGATCGTGGCCAACCTGAAACTGTCGGCGCGGATCAAGTCCGCACCGATGATGCTGCCCGGCAAGAACATCCTCAACGTCGGCGCGCTAGTGGCGTTCGTCGTGCTCACCGTGTGGTTCGTCATCGACCCGCAGCTGTGGCTGCTGGTGGTGGTCACCGTGCTGGCGCTGCTGCTGGGCTGGCATCTGGTCGCCTCCATCGGCGGCGGCGACATGCCCGTCGTGGTGTCGATGCTCAACAGCTACTCGGGCTGGGCCGCCGCCGCATCGGGCTTCCTGCTCGCCAACGACCTGCTCATCGTCACCGGCGCACTGGTCGGCTCCTCTGGTGCCTACCTGTCCTACATCATGTGCAAGGCCATGAACCGCTCGTTCATCTCCGTGATCGCGGGCGGCTTCGGGATCGAGGCGGGCCCGGCCGAGGACAAGGACTACGGCGAGCACCGCGAGATCACCGCCGAGGGCGCCGCCGAACTGCTGTCGTCGGCCAGTTCGGTGATCATCACCCCCGGCTACGGCATGGCCGTCGCCCAAGCCCAGTACGGCGTCGCCGACCTGACCCGCAAACTGCGCGAACGCGGCGTCAACGTGCGCTTCGGTATCCACCCGGTCGCCGGACGGCTGCCCGGCCACATGAACGTGCTGCTCGCCGAGGCCAAGGTGCCCTACGACATCGTCCTCGAGATGGACGAGATCAACGACGACTTCGCCGACACCGACGTCGTGCTGGTCATCGGCGCCAACGACACCGTCAACCCCGCCGCCTCCGAGGACCCGGGCAGCCCCATTGCCGGGATGCCGGTGCTCACGGTGTGGAACGCCCACAACGTGATCGTCTTCAAACGGTCGATGGCCTCGGGCTACGCGGGTGTGCAGAATCCGCTGTTCTTCCGCGACAACACCCAGATGCTCTTCGGCGACGCCAAGGACCGCGTCGACGCCATCAACGCGGCGCTCTCGGTCAGCGAGAAGGTCTGA